The Neoarius graeffei isolate fNeoGra1 chromosome 10, fNeoGra1.pri, whole genome shotgun sequence genome has a segment encoding these proteins:
- the paox1 gene encoding LOW QUALITY PROTEIN: polyamine oxidase (exo-N4-amino) 1 (The sequence of the model RefSeq protein was modified relative to this genomic sequence to represent the inferred CDS: deleted 2 bases in 1 codon; substituted 3 bases at 3 genomic stop codons), giving the protein MQEVLQPPIVVASASAAGLGTATKLNHLGFTDVTLAEACQQVGGRIAKAKTGNVWVDSGTQCVHGASEKKPVYCLLKKYGLLSQVPKKGIFYRCSGRKVDEAFSRSVYEAGQKVIXYQGQIGKSIGEHFADKAQEFTEMHDDDEKVVVQSILSLVGKQCLFDIGAPDLHHVSLASWQYYVNMGEDLSVEGLMFQIMEKLVEDVPKECLLLNKVVSKVKWDSSFCGKEGQMYLVCVVCEDGDEILADHVIVTISLGCLRAQAATFFSPSLSAEKMQAIDKLGFGNIGKSFLEYENAFWENDVGFIYFVWDDDSVTSVHADQAPXLKHLQLLAMMRPQEKFGNVLIGWCPLDVADLIETMPEKELASAITEHTVSGYXNPNIPPPKRVMCTQWHSNCFTHGVWSFLPFGVDALVMDALAQPLLGKNDPSKVKAI; this is encoded by the exons ATGCAGGAGGTGCTGCAGCCCCCTATAGTGGTAGCGAGTGCCAGTGCAGCTGGACTTGGCACAGCCACCAAGTTAAATCATCTGGGCTTCACTGATGTCACTCTGGCAGAAGCATGTCAGCAGGTTGGAGGCAGAATAGCAAAAGCCAAAACAG GAAATGTCTGGGTTGACTCTGGTACTCAGTGTGTCCATGGtgcctctgaa aaaaaaccagtctacTGTCTTTTAAAAAAAT acggccTCCTTAGCCAAGTACCTAAAAAAGGCATATTTTACAGATGCAGTGGACGTAAAGTCGATGAAGCTTTCAGCCGATCTGTGTATGAGGCTGGACAAAAAGTGATTTAATATCAAGGTCAAATTGGGAAAAGCATAGGAGAACACTTTGCAGATAAAGCCCAGGAGTTCACTGAGATGCATGACGATGATGAGAAGGTGGTAGTGCAGAGCATTCTTTCCTTAGTTGGGAAACAGTGTCTGTTTGATATTGGTGCCCCAGACCTTCATCACGTTTCTTTGGCTTCATGGCAATATTATGTCAACATGGGGGAAGATCTCAGTGTGgaagg GCTTATGTTTCAAATCATGGAAAAGTTAGTGGAGGACGTCCCTAAGGAGTGTTTGCTCCTGAATAAGGTAGTGAGCAAGGTGAAGTGGGATAGCTCTTTCTGTGGTAAAGAAGGCCAGATGTAccttgtgtgtgtggtgtgtgaagaTGGAGATGAGATTTTGGCAGATCATGTCATTGTCACCATCTCTCTTG GCTGCCTCAGAGCTCAAGCAGCCACCTTCTTCAGTCCAAGTCTTTCAGCAGAGAAGATGCAGGCGATTGATAAACTGGGTTTTGGCAATATTGGAAAGAGCTTTCTGGAATATGAGAATGCTTTCTGGGAGAATGATGTCggctttatttattttgtttgggacGATGACTCTGTTACATCTGTGCATGCTGATCAAGCTCCATAGCTGAAACACCTCCAACTGTTGGCTATGATGAGACCCCAAGAAAA GTTTGGAAATGTTCTAATTGGTTGGTGTCCTTTGGATGTAGCTGACCTGATTGAGACCATGCCAGAGAAAGAGTTAGCTAGTGCCATCACTGAACATACAGTATCAGGATACTG aaaTCCAAATATTCCTCCACCAAAGAGAGTTATGTGCACACAGTGGCATAGTAACTGCTTCACACACGGTGTTTGGAGTTTCCTACCTTTTGGTGTAGATGCACTGGTCATGGATGCCCTGGCACAGCCTTTATTGGGCAAGAATGACCCAAGCAAGGTAAAAGCCATTTAA